Proteins encoded by one window of Mercenaria mercenaria strain notata chromosome 4, MADL_Memer_1, whole genome shotgun sequence:
- the LOC123552169 gene encoding apelin receptor B-like, giving the protein MYFYIVIHFIFEDLKLNIMNTSTMSKEDFAEYEAAVMLWKIIPPFLIVFGTTGNAITIYALLQKRLRNSPTPLFLATLALSDILALTTGLLRQWIKYTFDVDIREDFTVSGCKFHWFIVYVVTQFSSWMLICVTVERVISTFLPHKRHVFCQMKFAYISVCAVLCFLMTLNAHYLFGYGDVSRHVGNGTKEQRCVPTTEQYDHFIIYSWTWIDWCVFYLIPLLVLLTGNSLIVYKVFKSHRRCHGTVTSNTNPSTAVQKSISSLTLLLMLVSVLFIICVTPIVVYPIGDPYWREGTSEHKLAKLFLIETIANLLMYLNHSVNFLVYFLSGSKFRSEVNRIVCVHATGHASTVSGSFMSTKNYDL; this is encoded by the coding sequence ATGTATTTCTACATTGTgattcattttatatttgaagATCTTAAACTCAACATTATGAATACCTCCACAATGTCGAAGGAAGACTTTGCAGAATATGAAGCGGCAGTAATGCTGTGGAAAATAATTCCACCATTTCTTATCGTATTCGGAACTACAGGAAACGCAATAACGATTTATGCGTTACTACAGAAACGTCTTAGAAATTCGCCGACGCCTTTGTTTCTCGCTACCTTAGCACTTTCGGACATTCTTGCATTGACTACTGGATTATTGCGGCAGTGGATAAAGTACACATTTGATGTGGATATCAGGGAGGACTTTACGGTATCAGGATGTAAGTTCCATTGGTTCATTGTGTATGTTGTGACACAATTTTCGTCATGGATGCTTATTTGCGTAACCGTGGAACGAGTCATCAGCACATTTTTACCACATAAACGACATGTTTTTTGTCAAATGAAATTTGCCTATATCTCAGTTTGTGCAGTACTCTGTTTTCTCATGACATTGAACGCCCATTATTTGTTCGGATATGGTGATGTAAGTCGACATGTAGGCAACGGAACAAAGGAACAAAGGTGTGTCCCAACGACAGAACAATACGATCATTTCATAATTTATTCCTGGACTTGGATAGACTGGTGTGTCTTCTATCTGATCCCACTGCTAGTTCTACTTACAGGTAACAGCCTGATTGTATATAAAGTGTTCAAAAGCCACCGTCGGTGTCATGGTACGGTCACATCAAATACAAACCCGTCAACAGCAGTACAAAAATCAATATCTAGTCTGACATTATTATTGATGCTTGTTAGCGTGTTATTTATTATCTGTGTAACACCTATAGTTGTCTATCCGATTGGTGATCCATACTGGAGAGAAGGTACTTCTGAACATAAACTGGCTAAATTGTTTCTTATTGAAACGATTGCAAACCTATTGATGTATTTAAACCATTCTGTAAACTTCTTGGTATATTTTCTGAGTGGGTCAAAATTTCGGAGCGAAGTCAACAGGATAGTATGTGTACATGCTACTGGACATGCATCGACCGTGTCAGGGTCGTTTATGTCAACGAAAAATTATGacttatga